A window of the Rhodoferax sp. GW822-FHT02A01 genome harbors these coding sequences:
- a CDS encoding ATP-binding protein, protein MKLSRFHMPLRSVRARFLLAAVVVEAFMLTLLVTNSLRLMNDYLIEQVERQAQQIIPVLSAATVAPLAQRDYATVQSVLDESLSKKGVQYLIVVDNQGNRVASSGWPADKALPKPDQGFEISLQSATPMHQVQTPILMFGQPLGTLYLGMDLSHILAARKALLAQGSLIAIGELVLSAVLLMLLGIWLTRHLVDLTRASREVTQGNLNPAPVFEGDDELGQLGTAFNTMSRTIKQRVLDLEMAKAQAEESNRAKSEFLATMSHEIRTPMNGIIGMTDLTLDTPLTEEQREHLLVVKSSAAALLNIINEVLDFSKIEAGKIELETLEFDLEQVMRHCLAPLRVRAQTKGLKLETLSSGPLNTYLVGDPNRLRQVLTNLVGNAIKFTAQGQVTVGWEGPRNAERNFRFWVKDTGIGIPLDKQERVFEAFTQADSSTTRTYGGTGLGLTISATLVRLMGGDIRVESIPGQGSTFEFSLPLAIGRPLETALPLSAGKVATPLLPENGVPQSLKVLLVEDHPINQKLAISLMERAGHRVTLAQNGEEGLHFAMQDRFDVALMDMQMPVMDGLECTRAIRAYEAAQSGKRLPIIAMTANALPSDRLACEEAGMDGFLSKPFKADELRQLLAGYQPQP, encoded by the coding sequence ATGAAGCTGAGCCGCTTTCACATGCCGCTGCGCTCGGTACGGGCCCGCTTTCTGCTGGCCGCCGTGGTGGTGGAGGCTTTCATGCTGACGCTGCTGGTGACCAACAGCCTGCGCCTGATGAACGACTACCTGATTGAACAGGTGGAGCGGCAAGCCCAGCAAATCATTCCCGTGCTGTCCGCGGCAACGGTTGCGCCCTTGGCCCAGCGTGACTACGCCACCGTGCAATCGGTGCTGGACGAGAGCCTGAGCAAGAAGGGCGTGCAGTACCTGATCGTGGTGGACAACCAGGGCAACCGGGTGGCGTCCAGCGGCTGGCCCGCGGACAAGGCGCTGCCCAAGCCAGACCAGGGGTTTGAAATCTCGCTGCAATCAGCCACGCCCATGCACCAGGTGCAAACCCCCATCCTGATGTTTGGCCAACCACTGGGCACGCTGTATCTGGGCATGGACCTTTCACACATCCTGGCCGCACGCAAGGCTCTGCTGGCACAGGGCTCATTGATCGCGATAGGCGAACTCGTGCTCTCCGCTGTGCTGCTGATGCTGCTGGGCATTTGGCTGACCCGTCACCTGGTCGACCTCACCCGTGCGAGCAGAGAAGTCACCCAGGGCAACCTCAATCCGGCACCGGTGTTTGAAGGAGACGATGAGCTGGGGCAGCTGGGGACCGCCTTCAACACCATGTCGCGCACCATCAAGCAGCGGGTGCTGGATCTGGAAATGGCCAAGGCCCAGGCCGAGGAGTCCAACCGGGCCAAGAGCGAATTCCTGGCCACCATGAGCCATGAAATTCGCACACCCATGAACGGCATCATCGGCATGACCGATCTGACACTGGACACGCCGTTGACCGAGGAGCAGCGCGAGCATCTGCTGGTGGTCAAATCGTCTGCCGCAGCGCTGCTCAACATCATCAACGAGGTACTCGACTTCTCCAAGATCGAAGCCGGCAAAATCGAACTCGAAACGCTGGAATTCGACCTCGAACAGGTCATGCGCCATTGCCTGGCGCCACTGCGTGTGCGCGCCCAGACCAAGGGCCTGAAACTGGAGACCCTGAGCTCTGGCCCCTTGAATACCTACCTGGTGGGGGACCCCAACCGTTTGCGCCAGGTGCTCACCAACCTGGTGGGCAATGCCATCAAATTCACCGCGCAGGGTCAGGTGACTGTCGGTTGGGAAGGCCCACGCAACGCGGAGCGCAACTTCCGCTTCTGGGTCAAGGACACCGGCATTGGCATTCCACTGGACAAGCAAGAGCGCGTGTTCGAAGCCTTTACCCAGGCCGACAGCTCCACCACGCGCACTTACGGCGGCACCGGTCTGGGACTCACCATCTCCGCTACCCTGGTGCGGTTGATGGGTGGCGATATCCGCGTAGAGTCCATTCCGGGTCAGGGCAGTACCTTCGAATTCAGCTTGCCCCTGGCCATTGGCAGGCCCTTGGAAACTGCGCTGCCGCTCTCCGCAGGCAAGGTCGCCACGCCCCTGCTGCCCGAAAACGGAGTACCACAGAGTCTGAAGGTCTTGCTGGTGGAGGACCACCCCATCAACCAGAAACTGGCCATCAGCCTGATGGAGCGTGCGGGCCATCGGGTGACACTGGCACAGAACGGTGAAGAGGGCTTGCATTTCGCCATGCAAGACCGCTTTGACGTGGCACTCATGGACATGCAGATGCCGGTCATGGACGGACTGGAATGCACCCGCGCCATCCGCGCCTATGAGGCGGCGCAGTCCGGCAAGCGTCTACCCATCATCGCTATGACAGCCAATGCACTGCCCAGCGACCGTCTGGCTTGTGAAGAGGCCGGCATGGACGGCTTTCTCTCCAAGCCCTTCAAGGCCGACGAGCTGCGCCAACTGCTCGCCGGCTACCAGCCCCAACCCTAG
- a CDS encoding phosphate/phosphite/phosphonate ABC transporter substrate-binding protein produces the protein MRTPFVTRRLFLGAAFSLAALSASAQTAGVFHLGIAPHTSARVILEMYQPLRAHLEKALGTPVEVVTAPDFTEFAKRMLHQDYDLVVTTGHQARLAQTDADYIPLLTYSADFRAVALVAGSSKAKTAKDLLGKPVLGLSPTSLVTLWGQHWLKQNGNSETLKYVSASDSVARLVLSGEAAAGFTSLANYQSLSRDLQAQMRFLVISDPMAGRVYMLNKRQSARKEQIDAALTTFAASPEGKAYFEKYKLEGYRKLKPKELEQMEPYAKEVRASLQ, from the coding sequence ATGCGCACGCCGTTCGTCACCCGCCGATTGTTTCTGGGAGCCGCCTTTTCGCTGGCAGCCTTGAGCGCATCAGCGCAAACCGCAGGCGTATTCCACCTGGGCATTGCGCCACATACCAGTGCCCGCGTGATTCTGGAGATGTACCAGCCACTGCGCGCCCATCTGGAAAAAGCACTGGGCACCCCGGTAGAGGTGGTCACCGCGCCGGACTTCACTGAATTTGCCAAACGCATGTTGCATCAAGACTACGATCTGGTGGTCACTACCGGACACCAGGCCCGGCTTGCGCAGACCGATGCGGACTACATCCCGCTGCTCACTTACAGCGCCGATTTCCGCGCAGTGGCACTGGTAGCGGGCAGCAGCAAGGCCAAGACGGCAAAAGACCTGCTGGGCAAACCGGTCCTGGGCCTGTCGCCCACATCCCTGGTCACGCTCTGGGGACAGCACTGGCTGAAGCAGAACGGCAACAGCGAAACCCTCAAGTACGTGAGCGCCTCCGACAGCGTTGCGCGACTGGTGCTCTCCGGCGAGGCAGCAGCAGGCTTTACATCACTGGCCAACTACCAGAGCCTGAGCCGCGACCTGCAGGCGCAAATGCGCTTTCTGGTCATCAGCGACCCGATGGCGGGCCGCGTCTACATGCTCAACAAACGACAGTCTGCACGCAAGGAACAGATCGACGCCGCTCTGACGACCTTTGCCGCCAGCCCCGAGGGCAAGGCCTATTTTGAGAAATACAAGCTGGAAGGCTACCGCAAGCTCAAACCCAAGGAGCTGGAGCAAATGGAGCCCTACGCCAAGGAAGTACGCGCCTCGCTGCAATGA